The Parolsenella catena region AAGGACGTCAAGATCGTCGACGCGCTCTCGCAGTGGGTCGAGGGCACGGCCGTGGATGGCACCGTCGAGAACGTTCGCTACGCCAAGGACGGACAGGCCTGGGCCACTGCCCCGCAGGCCACCGTCACCGCTGGTGCCGTCGCCTGGGACCTCTCGAGCGCAGGTGAGCTCGAGAAGGGCGTCACCTACTCCATGACGTTCACCGTGCGCCCCAACGCCGCCGCGCGTGCGGACGTTGCCGCCAAGGGCTCTGAGCAGACCTATCCCACCAACGACGGCTCGGCCACCCACGTCGAGTACAAGACCGTCCAGAAGCAGACCGGCCAGGACGACGTCATCTCCGCCGCCAAGACGGCCCCCTACGAGGAACCGCAGATCACCCTTGCGGCGCCCGCCCCCGTCACGGTCGACGGCGCCGCCGACCTTGCCGGAACCAAGACGCTCAACGGCCGCGACCTTGCTGTCGGCGAGTTTAGCTTCACCATCTCCGCGGCCGATGGCTCCGTCACCGACACCCCGCTTCCTGCCGAGACGACCGTCTCCAACAATGCGGACGGCTCGTTCCACTTTGGTGACATCGCGTTCGCCAAGACGGGCACCTACCTCTATGACGTGGCCGAGGACACCTCCGCGCTCCCGGCGGGCGTCAAGGCCGTGACCCAGGGCGCCGAGCGCGTTGAGGTCGACGTCACCGTGAACGAGGCTGGCGAACTCGTCGCCAGCGTCAAGGTCCCCGAGGGCGGTCTCTCCTTCGTGAACGAGTACGGCACCAATGACGCCGTCGTCTCCGTGAACGCCACCAAGGCCATCGTTGCGAACGGTCTTGAGGCGCCGACCCTTAATGACGGTGACTTCTCGTTCACGATCTCTGCCGACACCGAGGGTGCGCCCCTGCCCGACGAGACCACCGTCACCAACCGGGGCGGCAACGTCTCCTTTGGCCCCATGACCTTCGCCAAGGCCATGCTCGGCGACGAGATGAGCAAGACGTTCGACTACACCATCTCCGAGAGCGGCTCCAAGCCCGGCGTCACCAACGACTCTGCCAAGAGCTTCTCCGTCACCGTGACCGATGACGGCAAGGGCAACCTCACTGCCGAGATGTCCGGCCCCGTCTCGTTTGCCAACACCTACGCCGTGGCCCCGCTGAGCTACAGCGTCTCCCGGGATGTGAGCGTCAAGAAGGAGCTCGCCGGCCGAGACCTGCGCGAGGGGGAGTTCAGCTTCGAACTTCTCGAGGGTGATGACGTGGTTGCCACCGCCACGAACGCGGCGGACGGCACCGTGACGTTCCCCGAGCTCACCTATGACGCCCCTGGTGAGCACAGCTACACGGTTCGCGAGGTCGCGGGTGATGCCGCGGGCGTCTCCTATGACACCACCGCCTACGCGGTGAGCGTCAAGGTCTCCGACAATGGCGATGGCACGCTCTCTGCCACGGCGTCCGGCGACACTAGCGTTACCTTCAAGAACGTCTACGAGGCTGCGCCTGCGACCGTCACGCTCAACGCCAAGAAGGTGCTCGAGGGTGCCGAGCTTGCGGACGGCGAGTTCACGTTCCGCCTCGAGAACGGCGGCCAGCTCATGGACGAGGCCACCAACGACGCCGATGGCAACGTGACCTTCCGCGAGCTCACGCTCAAGCAGGCGGGTACCTACACCTTCACGGTCTCCGAGATCGCTGGCAGCGAGGAAGGCGTCACGTACGACTCCTCCCAGAAGACGGTCACCGTGACCGTCACGGATGACGGCAATGGCCAGCTCCAGGCGAGCGTCGAGGGCAACGGCCAGACGTTCACGAACACCTACGTCAAGCCTGCCGCAGGCGATACCAACGCCGATGCGGGAGATGCCGATAAGGCCATTCCCCAGACGGGTGACACGAACAACGCCGCGCTGCCGATTGTGGTGGCCGCCGTGGCGGTTGCCTGCATCGCGGGCGGTCTTGTGGCGAGCCACAAGCGCAAGTAGTGCCGCATAAGGCAAATGAGAGGGGCCAGGCCTTCCGTGCCTGGCCCCTCTTATATGCCCGCCTATGCATATAAGTTATATTTCCGCAGGTAAACGCGTTGTTTAATTAGCTTTTGTTGAGGAGGATGCCAAGAATTCTCCTCACTTCTATCGAGGAATAACCAAGCGAAGAAGGGCATCCGACACCCATTTGGGAAGGGAGCCCGATATGAAATCGAGAAACACCAACGGCACCCTGCGCAGTCGCGTTGCCATCGCTGCCGTCACGGCTGGCCTTGTGGCCTCGCTCGGCGCGCTTACGCCCGCTGCCGCCATCGCCGACGAGCAGGTTGCCCCACAGGAGGCCCTGACGCAGCAAGAGGCCAAGGCCGAGGACGCACCTGCCGCGACTGACAAGGCGGCCACCGCGGACGTCGCCGAGCCCGCTGATGATGCCGCAGTCGCGCCCCAGGAGGATGCGAACCCAACGCCCGTCGCCAATCCCGTGGCTCGCTTCAATGGCCAGGACTATGACTCCTTCGACGCCGCACTCGCTGCGGCGAGTAACACCGATGGGGCAACGATCGAGCTGCTTGCCGACGCCCAGACCAAAGGTCTCAACCTAAGCCGCGACCTTACCATCGACGGTGCCGGCCACTCCCTGACCTTTACCGACAAGGGAATCGCGCTCTGGGGCCATGCGCTTGTGCTCAAGAACGTCAACGCATCTATGAGCGGCGTTGGCTCCACGCCCTACACGGCTGAGTGGAACTGGATGTCGGTTTGCGCCAACAAGGATGCCTCTCTCACACTTGACGCTGCCTCGCTCAGCATGGATGGTGCTGGCACCGGCCAGAACGTCCACGCCATCTACTTCTGCTCCAACAACAAGCTCAACCTGCGCAACGGCTCCAATCTCACAATCAAGAACTATGGGCAGGATGCGCTCGAGTGGGATGGTGGCGACGGCGGCTACAACGTCAACATCGAGGGTGGCTCCACCTACACCTCCGACCACAACCGCTCTGGTTTTACGGGTACGTTCACTGCCTCGGTCGATGCCTCCACGGTCAACGTGACGAACTCGACCGGTAATGGTTCGAACGGTTCCCACTTCGACATCAAGAACGGCTCTGTCGTCGACTTTTCGGACAACGGCGATCACGGCCTTTCGGCGGGCAACCTCTCCATTGCCAACTCGAAGGTTACGGCAAACAACAACGGCCGTAACGGCATCATCTTTACCGGAAAGGGCCAGTTCACCAACGCCGACGTCCAGGTGACCGGCACGCTGGGCAAGAGCTACTGGAATGCTGGCATTCGCCTGATGAAGAAGAATGCCTCGCTTGACGTCGACGCCGCCTCCAAGGTGTCCATCACGGGCAACTACGTAACGGGCCTGTTCCTCGACGCCGGCGCCCACGCCACGTTTGCCGAGGGTGCCGCGCTCGCCATCACGGGCAACGATGCCTCGCAGGCGAACTGCTCTACCAAGAGGGATCTGGCGCAGATGGGCGGCGGCGTTGTCGTGCGCTCCGGAGCAAACCTGACGCTTCCCAACTCCGCGGTCATCGACAACAACAACGCCGCGCTTGCCGGTGACGACGTCTACGCCGAGGCTGGTGGCTCCATCTTGCTCGGGGTAACCAACAATGAAGACGCGCTCAATGGGTTTGGCGGCTGCGGCCATGCCATCGATGGCTGGTATGACGACGCTGCAGACGCCCGCTGGTCTGCTCACGGCGACACGAAGCACGTCAAGGCCGTTGAGGCTGGCAGCTTCCAGGGCCAAAATAGCCCGATTGCCCTCAAGGCGGCCCATGGCCTCGTGAACGTCAACTACCAGTACGTGGGCACCAGGCCAAACGATGTCACGCTCCCTGCGTCTGACGAGGGCCTCGAGGTTGGGGCTTCCTACACCGCCAAGCCCCAGGCCGCGGTGGACGGCTGGACGTTCGATGGCTGGTACACCGACGAGGCCTGCACCGCCAAGTGGGAGGATGGCGCGGAGCTCACGGGTTCCATGACGCTCTACGGCAAGTGGACGCAGGATCCGGTGGCCCCCTCTGCTCCCCAGACGCCCGGCGCCTCTGACGCCAAGCCGGCCGGGAAGGAGCTTCCGCAGACAGGCGACAGCGCCTCCGCAGCCCCGCTTGCCCTCCTTGCAGGAGCCACCGCGGCGCTGACTGCTGGTCTGACCGCGCGCAGGCGCTCGAGGTAGCGGGGAGAATCATCGGGGAAGGCGTTCAGGACGGGACCACGCGCGCCCCGTCCTGTTCTTGTTTGCGGCAGAACGCATATAACGCATATTTCAGCTGGTTAAAGCCTTGATTCGTTAACTTTAGGGGAGCGGGAAACTAATTCGATTGGATATCGCATGACAAAGCGAGCCAAGGTAAGCGCCGCCGTAGGCGTTCGCATCAACGAGCGCGAGCTCGATATCCTCAAGCGCATCCAGGCGGGTGTCGCCCCATGCGTCCTGAGCGTGAACGGCCTTGCGCGCGATTTCTCGTGCAGCGTTGCCACCGTGCGCAACTCGATAAGGGCGCTTGAGGACAAGGACCTCATCACCGTGCGCGCCCGCTTCTTGAGGAACGGCGGCCAGCTCGAGAACGAGTACGAGCTCACGGAGGCGGGCGGCAGGATTCTTGAGGTGAACGGTAGTCTCGAGTAAGGGATATTCCATATATCTCATATTTTCAGCCTGCCCCAAGACGGTCGACTAAACTCGAATCAAGGGACTGTGTGGGCGGGCCTTTGCCCACCTATCTTATCAGCCCATAACGCGCGAGTTTGGGGTGAGTCGGCATGGAAATAGGTTCTGGGGGGGGGGGCGTCGCTGGTAACAGATTTGCCCGCGAGCTCGTTTCCTTCGACGTGCCGCCGACTACCCGAGGCCGGTGAGCTCCGTGCCTCGACGATGCGGCCAAGACAGTGAGCTCATGCACAGAGTTGGCCAGACCTTCGCCGATGCCCGCGCGGAGGCTGGCCTCACGCAGACGCAGCTCGCGGAGCTTTCCGGCGTTCATCAGTCCTGTCTCAGCAGGCTCGAGCAGGGCAACGGCAACGCCACCATCTCGACTCTGGAGACCGTCGCTGCGGCCATGGGCTGCAAGATCGAGATACGTCTCTCGCGTCCGTCCGTCCGCGTCAGAGAGCCCTCGCCGCCCGCCACGCCAGGTGCCCCGTTCGCCGCGTAACGTGGTGGGCAGGGCTTTTTTGTCCGGCGCTTTGGGTACGGTTGACTCAACGAATGCCGTGGCGTGCGTGGGCACCCCGACGCCCACCCAAGGCGGTTTGGGTGGGTCGTGTGCGGCGACTCCTCCCTCCGCTGGGCCACGTGGACCTCAACGGAGGGAGTCATCATGAGCGAGAAGATTAGGAACGTTGCCCTCGTCGGCCAAGGTGGCGTGGGCAAGACCATGCTTGCCGAGGCCATGCTCCATCTCTCTGGCGTCACGAACAGGCTTGGTGGCCACAAGGGCACGAAGCCCACGCTCGACTACGACCCCGAGGAGGAGAAGCGCTCCTTCTCCATCAAGCTCGCCATGGCCCCCGTGCCGTGGAAGGGCGCCCGTCTCAACGTTATCGATGCCCCCTGCTACCCGGACTTCATCGGTGACGCCTATGCCGCGATGTCTGCCGTGGAGACTGCAGTCTTTGTCGTTGACGCTGCCGGCGATCCCGGCGCCGTTACCACGCGCCTGTGGTATGCGGCCGAGGACCTGTCCCTGGCCCGTGCCGTCTTCGTGAACCGCATCGACCGCTCCGAGGCCCACTATGACGCCGCGCTTGCGGCGCTGCAGGAGCGCTTTGGCATGCGCCTTGGCGCCGTGACGCTGCCATGGGGCGTGGGCGACGACTTCAAGGGCATCATCGACGTCATCCGCATGCAGGCGCGTCGCCTCGACGGTTCGGGCAAGCCCATTGTCTGCGACATCCCGGACGACATGCGCGGCGCCGCCGATGAGGCCCGCGCCCATCTCTGCGAGCTTGTGGTTGAGGCAGACGATGAGCTCATGCTCAAGTACCTCGAGGGTGACGGCCAGCTTACGCAGGACGAGCTCGAGGGACTTCTCGCCAAGGCCATTGCCGAGCGCATCTTCGTTCCCGTGTTTGCCGGCTCCTGCACGCGCGAGGAGGGCGTCACGAGCCTCATGGACGACATCGAGACGTACTTCCCCGGTGCCGCCGACTTTGGCGGCGTGCCGCTCGTCAACGGTGACTACCTCGACATCGACGAGGGCGATGACCGCCCGGTGGGCTTTGTCTTCAAGGTGCTGAACGACCAGCAGAACGGCCGGATCGCCCTCGTGAAGGTGCTTGCGGGTACCATCACGCCCGGTCTTGAGCTCACGTGCGCCCGCACGCGCAAGCCCGAGCGCCTCGCGCACATCTACCGTATGGTCGGTCGCGACATGACGGAGGTCCAGAGCGCCATCGCCGGAGACATCGTCGTGGTGCCCAAGATCTCTGCCATGGCGGGAGACACGCTGTCCGTCACGGGCAAGGTGGAGGCCGCGGCGTTCCGCTTCCCCAACTCCCTGTACCAGGTTGCCATCGAGCCCGACAAGCGCGGCACGGAGGATAAGCTGTTCAGCTTCCTGGAGAAGAGCTGCGACGCCGACCCCACGATGAAGGTAACGCGCAACGAGGAGACGGGACAGACCGTCATTTCCGCCATCGGCGAGGCGCAGGTGTCCGTGCTTCTCGACCGCATGGCCGCCCGAGCCGGCGTCACGGCCCACGTTGTGCCCATGCGCGTGCCCTACCGTGAGACGATTCGTCGCACGGCCAGTGCCCAGGGTCGCCACAAGAAGCAGACGGGCGGTGCCGGTCAGTACGGCGACTGCTGGCTGCGCCTCGAGCCCAATCCCGGCGGCGGCTATGAATTCGTTGACGAGGTCGTGGGCGGTCGTATCCCGAAGGGCCTCATCCCGGCGGTCGACAAGGGTGTTCAGGAGACCATGCGCGAGGGCGTCGTGGCGGGCTATCCGATGATCGATGTCCGCGTTGCCTGCTATGACGGCAGCTATCACTCCGTCGACTCCAATGAGATGGCGTTCAAGACCGCGGCGCGCATCGGCTTCCAGAAGGCGGCAGCAGACGCCGAGCCCGTTGTGCTCGAGCCGATGGCGAAGCTCGAGGTCACCGTGCCCGAGGACTACGCCGGATCCGTCATGGGAGACGTGAGCGCGAGCCGTGGCCGCATCGAGGGCATGAACGCGGGTGAGCGCGGCACCACGGTCATCCAGGCGCGCGTGCCCTATGCCGAGGTTCTCGACTACGCCACGCGCCTGCGCTCGCTCTCTCGCGGCACGGGCGAGTTCACGCTTGAGGTTGACGGCTACGAGCAGGTTCCGCATGACGTCCAGGCCAAGCTGGCCGAGGAGTGGCAGAGCCGCCGGGCTGCCGGCAGGTAGCGTTCTCCGCTGAGCTTTAGGCGCGGCTCCGCTGAGGATTCTCGGCGGGGCCGCTCTTTTTGGCGTACCGTTCACCGGACGCTCGGTTGCAAAAAATCGGTGCCCTTTGGCAAAAGTGGGCCGTCTAGCTCGTCTGACACAAATCCAACAAGAATCAAACAGCCACTCGCCGGATTAGTGAGCGCAAGGAGCGTTGCTGGTCTTTTGGTTCCCTAGTATCTGCCCCACCCAAGAGGGAGGGGGGAGGTTGTGGATAGGCTTGCTGGTACCTCTGGATTCGGCGGCGTGTATGGCGCGGGCATCGCGCGGCCGCAAAGGGGCTCGTCGATCGTGATTGGCTACGAGAGCGCCCTGGCATTCTGGCGCCGCTCCCGGGTGGAGGACCCGGCCTTGACCCGTGAGCTTCTGGCTCAGCTGTACCCAGATGACATGCTTGCCACCCTTGATGCCGAGGCTCTCGCTGCCGATACGTCACTTCGTCCGCTTGAGTTGCCAAACTCGCCCTTCGAGCGCATACATCATGCCGCGCTGGCGCTTGGCCTCAGGGAACCCGTTGACATTGTGGTCGGCAAGGACGCCGCAAGGCGTCGCTCTCCTTCCGCGCGTTGCCACGTGTGGAGCGGTCCCGTTTCCGACGGACTTCTTGTGGGCGTTGAGCCGGGCGTTTATATCTGCTCACCGGAACTGATCGTTGCCCAGCTTGCATCCGAGCTGGGGCTTTACAAGACGATTTCGCTGGCCATGGAGTTGTGCGGCAGCTACTCGCTTCTGGTAAACGGGGCCTGTGAATATGGCGTACCGTCCTCGACGAGTCATTCGAGGATAAGCAGTGTGTTGCGGCTCTCTGATTCGTTCCGTGGAATAGATGTTGCCAAGCAAGCGGCCCTTTACTCGATTGACGGTTCGGCATCT contains the following coding sequences:
- a CDS encoding Spy0128 family protein, with translation MGKRKWAASAWSRRLLGVAAAALLALGVAVPSVALADSGSGIVDRVPEHHKTIKDNGDGTYDLTLSVTGDTEQSSSAKPVDVVFVVDVSSSMNDKVDGWFGKSRMKAAHDAAATLANNLLTGENANKQIQVSVVTFGTNAQVATGFTSDPSVVANAVPTAAERNQGTNWEGGLKLANAQTSGREGAEKHIVFLSDGNPTYRVSAMGYTWWDEGGLFHPQVDHKEGDNLYGFGDSDTNDGRCYAAAKAEANNRNGANLFVVSVAKDADKMTSFATDTTGTFLDGTTADNLASAFSQIGQVITKTAGYKDVKIVDALSQWVEGTAVDGTVENVRYAKDGQAWATAPQATVTAGAVAWDLSSAGELEKGVTYSMTFTVRPNAAARADVAAKGSEQTYPTNDGSATHVEYKTVQKQTGQDDVISAAKTAPYEEPQITLAAPAPVTVDGAADLAGTKTLNGRDLAVGEFSFTISAADGSVTDTPLPAETTVSNNADGSFHFGDIAFAKTGTYLYDVAEDTSALPAGVKAVTQGAERVEVDVTVNEAGELVASVKVPEGGLSFVNEYGTNDAVVSVNATKAIVANGLEAPTLNDGDFSFTISADTEGAPLPDETTVTNRGGNVSFGPMTFAKAMLGDEMSKTFDYTISESGSKPGVTNDSAKSFSVTVTDDGKGNLTAEMSGPVSFANTYAVAPLSYSVSRDVSVKKELAGRDLREGEFSFELLEGDDVVATATNAADGTVTFPELTYDAPGEHSYTVREVAGDAAGVSYDTTAYAVSVKVSDNGDGTLSATASGDTSVTFKNVYEAAPATVTLNAKKVLEGAELADGEFTFRLENGGQLMDEATNDADGNVTFRELTLKQAGTYTFTVSEIAGSEEGVTYDSSQKTVTVTVTDDGNGQLQASVEGNGQTFTNTYVKPAAGDTNADAGDADKAIPQTGDTNNAALPIVVAAVAVACIAGGLVASHKRK
- a CDS encoding InlB B-repeat-containing protein, with translation MKSRNTNGTLRSRVAIAAVTAGLVASLGALTPAAAIADEQVAPQEALTQQEAKAEDAPAATDKAATADVAEPADDAAVAPQEDANPTPVANPVARFNGQDYDSFDAALAAASNTDGATIELLADAQTKGLNLSRDLTIDGAGHSLTFTDKGIALWGHALVLKNVNASMSGVGSTPYTAEWNWMSVCANKDASLTLDAASLSMDGAGTGQNVHAIYFCSNNKLNLRNGSNLTIKNYGQDALEWDGGDGGYNVNIEGGSTYTSDHNRSGFTGTFTASVDASTVNVTNSTGNGSNGSHFDIKNGSVVDFSDNGDHGLSAGNLSIANSKVTANNNGRNGIIFTGKGQFTNADVQVTGTLGKSYWNAGIRLMKKNASLDVDAASKVSITGNYVTGLFLDAGAHATFAEGAALAITGNDASQANCSTKRDLAQMGGGVVVRSGANLTLPNSAVIDNNNAALAGDDVYAEAGGSILLGVTNNEDALNGFGGCGHAIDGWYDDAADARWSAHGDTKHVKAVEAGSFQGQNSPIALKAAHGLVNVNYQYVGTRPNDVTLPASDEGLEVGASYTAKPQAAVDGWTFDGWYTDEACTAKWEDGAELTGSMTLYGKWTQDPVAPSAPQTPGASDAKPAGKELPQTGDSASAAPLALLAGATAALTAGLTARRRSR
- a CDS encoding helix-turn-helix domain-containing protein, which codes for MHRVGQTFADARAEAGLTQTQLAELSGVHQSCLSRLEQGNGNATISTLETVAAAMGCKIEIRLSRPSVRVREPSPPATPGAPFAA
- a CDS encoding elongation factor G; its protein translation is MSEKIRNVALVGQGGVGKTMLAEAMLHLSGVTNRLGGHKGTKPTLDYDPEEEKRSFSIKLAMAPVPWKGARLNVIDAPCYPDFIGDAYAAMSAVETAVFVVDAAGDPGAVTTRLWYAAEDLSLARAVFVNRIDRSEAHYDAALAALQERFGMRLGAVTLPWGVGDDFKGIIDVIRMQARRLDGSGKPIVCDIPDDMRGAADEARAHLCELVVEADDELMLKYLEGDGQLTQDELEGLLAKAIAERIFVPVFAGSCTREEGVTSLMDDIETYFPGAADFGGVPLVNGDYLDIDEGDDRPVGFVFKVLNDQQNGRIALVKVLAGTITPGLELTCARTRKPERLAHIYRMVGRDMTEVQSAIAGDIVVVPKISAMAGDTLSVTGKVEAAAFRFPNSLYQVAIEPDKRGTEDKLFSFLEKSCDADPTMKVTRNEETGQTVISAIGEAQVSVLLDRMAARAGVTAHVVPMRVPYRETIRRTASAQGRHKKQTGGAGQYGDCWLRLEPNPGGGYEFVDEVVGGRIPKGLIPAVDKGVQETMREGVVAGYPMIDVRVACYDGSYHSVDSNEMAFKTAARIGFQKAAADAEPVVLEPMAKLEVTVPEDYAGSVMGDVSASRGRIEGMNAGERGTTVIQARVPYAEVLDYATRLRSLSRGTGEFTLEVDGYEQVPHDVQAKLAEEWQSRRAAGR